The proteins below are encoded in one region of Bremerella sp. P1:
- a CDS encoding ferredoxin family protein: MTHVVCEPCFNCKYTDCVVVCPVECFYEGDKILYIHPEECIDCEACVPECPVEAIFHEDNVPEEWNGFIELNAEMAPQCEVITEKKEPLADQ; encoded by the coding sequence ATGACTCACGTAGTCTGCGAACCGTGCTTTAACTGCAAGTACACGGATTGCGTTGTTGTGTGCCCCGTCGAGTGCTTCTACGAAGGGGACAAGATTCTCTACATTCATCCCGAAGAGTGCATCGACTGCGAAGCGTGTGTGCCTGAGTGTCCTGTGGAAGCCATCTTCCACGAAGACAACGTGCCAGAAGAATGGAACGGCTTCATCGAGTTGAACGCCGAGATGGCACCACAGTGCGAAGTGATCACCGAAAAGAAAGAGCCACTGGCCGACCAATAG
- a CDS encoding 2-isopropylmalate synthase, protein MSTPTVKIFDTTLRDGEQSPGASMNRAEKMEIAQALVDLGVDIIEAGFPIASPGDFESVKEIATNIKGASICGLARCNPKDIERAWEALKHSEQPRIHVFLATSAIHREFKLRMTPEEIVSRGVDGVKLAASFCDDVEFSPEDASRTEPDFLCRVVEAAIDAGATTVNIPDTVGYATPNHMYKVISDLKNRVPNIDKAVISVHCHDDLGMAVANSLAGVEAGAGQIECTINGIGERAGNASLEEVVMALRTRHDYYNIGTRINTKRLVPTSRLLSNITGLQVQRNKAIVGRNAFAHESGIHQDGMLKEPTTYEIMRPEDVGLEKTDLVLGKHSGRAALSDRAKALGYHLSAEQLQEVFDEFKKLADKKKDIYDGDIASLCDQQIRGEVREGWTLESLDVTHGTGKPPHVKMTLRRGHETETAEISEGDGPIDAAFWAIERITSVPITCKDFQVHSATLGRDALGEVTVEIESNKQTARGRGSSTDTVEATVHAILDAVNRISG, encoded by the coding sequence ATGAGTACCCCGACTGTAAAAATCTTCGACACCACGCTCCGTGACGGCGAGCAATCGCCTGGGGCCAGCATGAACCGCGCCGAGAAGATGGAGATCGCCCAGGCCCTGGTAGACCTGGGCGTCGATATCATCGAAGCCGGTTTCCCGATCGCTTCGCCTGGCGACTTTGAATCGGTCAAAGAGATCGCCACCAACATCAAAGGCGCCTCGATCTGCGGCCTGGCTCGCTGTAACCCCAAAGACATCGAACGCGCTTGGGAAGCATTAAAACATTCCGAGCAGCCGCGGATTCACGTCTTTCTGGCAACCAGCGCGATCCATCGCGAGTTCAAGTTGCGGATGACGCCTGAGGAAATCGTCTCGCGCGGTGTCGACGGCGTGAAGCTGGCCGCCAGCTTCTGCGACGACGTCGAGTTCTCGCCGGAAGATGCTTCCCGCACCGAGCCAGACTTCCTGTGCCGCGTGGTGGAAGCGGCGATCGACGCCGGGGCCACGACAGTCAACATTCCGGACACCGTCGGCTACGCCACGCCCAATCACATGTACAAGGTCATCAGCGATCTGAAGAACCGCGTTCCCAACATCGACAAGGCGGTCATCAGCGTCCACTGCCACGACGACCTGGGCATGGCAGTCGCCAACAGCTTGGCCGGCGTCGAAGCAGGTGCCGGGCAGATCGAGTGCACCATCAACGGGATCGGCGAACGAGCCGGGAACGCCTCGCTCGAAGAAGTCGTCATGGCCCTTCGCACGCGGCACGACTACTACAACATCGGCACCCGCATCAACACCAAGCGTCTGGTGCCGACCAGCCGATTGCTTTCCAACATCACCGGTCTTCAGGTGCAGCGGAACAAAGCGATCGTCGGCCGCAACGCATTCGCCCACGAGTCAGGCATTCACCAGGACGGGATGCTCAAAGAGCCGACCACCTACGAGATCATGCGGCCGGAAGACGTCGGGCTCGAAAAGACCGACTTGGTTCTCGGCAAGCACAGCGGCCGGGCAGCGTTGTCCGATCGCGCGAAGGCCCTCGGCTATCACCTCTCGGCCGAACAGCTTCAAGAGGTGTTCGACGAGTTCAAGAAGCTGGCCGATAAGAAGAAGGACATCTACGACGGCGACATCGCTTCGCTTTGCGACCAGCAAATCCGCGGCGAAGTTCGCGAAGGCTGGACGCTCGAAAGCCTGGACGTCACCCACGGCACCGGCAAGCCGCCGCACGTGAAGATGACCCTGCGTCGCGGCCACGAAACCGAGACCGCCGAAATCTCCGAAGGAGACGGCCCGATCGACGCCGCCTTCTGGGCGATCGAACGCATCACGAGCGTGCCGATCACCTGCAAAGACTTCCAGGTCCACAGCGCCACCTTGGGCCGAGACGCCCTAGGGGAAGTCACCGTCGAAATCGAATCGAACAAACAAACGGCCCGCGGCCGCGGCAGTTCGACCGATACGGTAGAAGCGACGGTTCATGCGATTTTGGACGCGGTGAACCGGATTAGCGGGTAG
- a CDS encoding nucleotide-binding protein: MPEFATLLTELEVRALNLFQSLYTEERKLLIEKAITLSHEFDIAHSGSWLGYHSLVYYEGIERPPSGAFFDRQWGLQDRFSNSTEGDWVKYSHSEIYDYLVAQLGKADFEEILDVAKENAAEIDDLREDLLAIIEACLSNASDQYLEKVKSQVDKARMVPQEKFCRSIAPPPPPITHDHTAVSGGTVVPPHVTFRASLQSVRTLLEIPQDLAKIARRTNNYLKSKIETKDYLMGDQTGTRVFIGHGKSTAWLELKNYIQDRLGVTCDDFNRQATAGQTTISRLTTMLEEACFAFLVLTAEDIQKDDRVHARLNVVHEAGLFQGKLGFEKAIVMLESDCEEFSNIHGLGQIRFDSGKISGAFHEVADTLKREGVIS; this comes from the coding sequence ATGCCGGAATTTGCAACTCTCTTAACCGAACTCGAAGTAAGAGCATTGAACCTGTTTCAGTCTCTGTATACGGAAGAACGAAAGCTTTTAATTGAAAAAGCAATTACACTTTCGCATGAATTCGATATTGCCCATTCGGGGTCGTGGCTCGGTTATCACTCTCTCGTTTATTATGAGGGAATCGAAAGGCCGCCATCAGGGGCATTCTTTGACCGCCAATGGGGTTTGCAGGATCGATTCAGTAACTCAACTGAAGGTGATTGGGTAAAGTATAGTCATAGTGAAATTTACGACTATCTAGTAGCGCAGCTAGGCAAAGCCGATTTTGAGGAGATACTTGATGTCGCCAAGGAAAATGCGGCGGAAATTGACGATCTGAGAGAAGACTTGTTAGCCATCATTGAAGCGTGCCTTTCCAATGCTAGTGATCAATATCTTGAAAAGGTAAAGTCACAAGTTGATAAAGCACGCATGGTTCCTCAAGAGAAGTTTTGTCGATCGATTGCACCGCCTCCTCCGCCAATTACACACGACCATACTGCGGTATCAGGGGGGACTGTTGTGCCTCCACATGTGACGTTTCGGGCTTCTCTTCAATCGGTTCGTACTTTACTTGAAATCCCTCAAGACCTTGCGAAGATTGCACGACGGACTAACAATTATCTCAAGTCGAAAATCGAGACGAAGGATTATCTAATGGGCGATCAAACAGGGACCAGGGTATTCATCGGCCATGGTAAGTCTACGGCTTGGTTAGAACTAAAGAACTATATCCAAGATCGCCTCGGTGTTACATGCGATGACTTCAATCGACAGGCAACGGCTGGACAAACAACGATTTCGAGACTGACGACCATGCTCGAAGAAGCATGCTTTGCTTTTCTTGTGCTAACTGCCGAGGATATTCAGAAAGATGATCGAGTACATGCTCGATTGAATGTCGTTCATGAAGCGGGTTTGTTTCAGGGAAAGCTTGGTTTTGAAAAAGCGATAGTTATGCTTGAGAGTGATTGCGAAGAGTTTTCAAATATTCACGGTCTTGGTCAGATACGTTTCGACAGCGGAAAGATTAGTGGGGCTTTTCATGAAGTTGCTGATACCCTAAAGCGAGAAGGCGTAATTTCGTAA